A DNA window from Methylobacterium sp. NMS14P contains the following coding sequences:
- a CDS encoding DUF3772 domain-containing protein gives MHRIPARTQKPEGAPRPSRALALLAALVFATPAALTLPAFAQDPAPAAKSSDQKPADHKSGDTKAAPEAKPADGKAPDTKAPDTKAPDTKPADAKPAPPPAAKAEVPEQFKKVRAKLDAAKAELDAREKQLGHAELTVADLNAVRDSAVTVTDEIRTLVTRLDSPLEAARERLAQLGPKPKDTQESADVAAERAEREAAVTRIDETQRLARSLVVQGDQIVDRVSNRRRESFTRDLLQRSQPLVGPGLWTKVMGDVPRDTRALQSAVSDIGLLFSRNGNLANLLFLGLAFGISVALYFGRRNIAPKGARRDATKTDPSRRAVMLAAWRVILLGTVPAVAGSYAVYYALDSTNLLPSRLLPVAAAILGGLAFIAFVEALCDGLLSPEKPAWRPAPVSDAAATRLTRLAVGIATVITVVKSVEALNSGISAALPISIATRGLGAVATALILAVGLHRFADTEQEEEACFGPYVPTKTTTGIGGPARLLGWAAVALIGLGALVGYVAFAAFLIDQLIWDAAVLVLLYLLVQSVDIFVGRALSDETRLATTLQANTGLRKRSLNQISVLTTGATRLVLFLAAAVLVLAPWGLDSTDIVSSVRQAFFGFKVGDVTISLSSIAFGIGILVVGVFITRGVQRWLENTYLPATDLDAGLRNSITTVAGYCGFLIALALAFSYLGLSLEKLTIVAGALSVGIGFGLQSIVNNFVSGLLLLWERPIRVGDQVVIGDSEGIVKRISVRSTEIQTFDRSAVIVPNSNLISGVVKNRVRGDRTGRVSITVSVLRNQDPVRAAEMMTACAQGHSDILKEPPPRVVFKKIGDPFLEFELLVWIVDVSLGQKVVTDLNFSVFATLSEAGFIPPLGPGSSVVTVQGLDTMQSAMGEIASRFIQAAPVPEGGESARPQRDRGLRSAGA, from the coding sequence ATGCATCGTATCCCAGCGCGGACCCAGAAGCCGGAGGGCGCCCCGCGCCCGTCCCGCGCACTCGCCCTGCTCGCCGCGCTGGTGTTCGCAACCCCGGCGGCCCTGACCCTGCCGGCCTTCGCCCAGGATCCGGCGCCCGCCGCCAAGTCTTCCGATCAGAAGCCCGCCGATCACAAGTCCGGGGACACCAAGGCCGCGCCGGAGGCCAAGCCGGCGGACGGCAAGGCGCCCGACACAAAGGCGCCCGACACAAAGGCGCCCGACACGAAACCGGCCGACGCGAAGCCCGCGCCCCCGCCGGCCGCCAAGGCCGAGGTTCCCGAGCAGTTCAAGAAGGTCCGGGCCAAGCTCGACGCCGCCAAGGCCGAGCTCGACGCCCGCGAGAAGCAGCTCGGCCACGCGGAGCTGACGGTGGCCGACCTCAACGCCGTCCGCGACAGCGCCGTCACGGTCACCGACGAGATCCGGACCCTGGTCACCCGGCTCGACTCGCCGCTGGAGGCCGCGCGCGAGCGCCTGGCCCAGCTCGGGCCGAAGCCGAAGGACACCCAGGAGAGCGCCGACGTCGCCGCGGAGCGCGCCGAGCGCGAGGCCGCCGTCACCCGCATCGACGAGACCCAGCGCCTCGCCCGCTCCCTGGTGGTGCAGGGCGACCAGATCGTCGACCGGGTCTCGAATCGCCGCCGCGAATCGTTCACGCGCGACCTGCTCCAGCGCTCCCAGCCGCTGGTCGGCCCCGGTCTCTGGACCAAGGTGATGGGCGACGTGCCCCGGGACACGCGCGCCCTGCAGAGCGCCGTGTCGGATATCGGGCTGCTGTTCTCCCGCAACGGCAACCTCGCCAACCTGCTGTTCCTGGGCCTCGCCTTCGGGATCTCGGTGGCGCTGTATTTCGGCCGCCGCAACATCGCCCCCAAGGGGGCCCGCCGGGACGCCACCAAGACCGATCCGTCGCGGCGCGCCGTGATGCTCGCCGCCTGGCGGGTGATCCTGCTCGGCACGGTGCCGGCGGTCGCCGGGTCCTACGCGGTCTACTACGCCCTCGATTCCACCAACCTGCTGCCGTCCCGGCTCCTGCCGGTCGCCGCCGCGATCCTCGGCGGCCTCGCCTTCATCGCCTTCGTGGAGGCCCTGTGCGACGGGCTGCTCAGCCCCGAGAAGCCGGCGTGGCGGCCCGCCCCGGTGAGCGACGCGGCGGCCACGCGCCTGACCCGGCTCGCCGTCGGCATCGCCACGGTGATCACCGTGGTGAAGTCCGTCGAGGCGCTCAATTCCGGGATCTCGGCGGCCCTGCCGATCTCCATCGCCACGCGGGGCCTCGGGGCGGTCGCCACCGCGCTGATCCTCGCGGTCGGCCTCCACCGCTTCGCCGACACCGAGCAGGAGGAGGAGGCGTGCTTCGGCCCCTACGTGCCGACCAAGACCACCACGGGCATCGGCGGGCCGGCCCGGCTCCTGGGCTGGGCCGCGGTGGCGCTGATCGGGCTCGGTGCGCTGGTGGGCTACGTGGCCTTCGCGGCCTTCCTGATTGACCAGCTGATCTGGGACGCGGCCGTCCTCGTGCTGCTCTACCTGCTGGTCCAGAGCGTCGACATCTTCGTCGGCCGCGCGCTCAGCGACGAGACGCGGCTCGCCACCACGCTCCAGGCCAACACCGGCCTGCGCAAGCGCTCGCTCAACCAGATCTCGGTCCTGACGACCGGCGCGACCCGGCTCGTCCTGTTCCTGGCGGCCGCGGTCCTGGTGCTGGCGCCCTGGGGGCTCGATTCCACCGACATCGTCTCGTCGGTCCGGCAGGCCTTCTTCGGCTTCAAGGTCGGCGACGTCACGATCTCGCTCTCCAGCATCGCCTTCGGGATCGGCATCCTGGTGGTCGGCGTGTTCATCACCCGCGGCGTGCAGCGCTGGCTGGAGAACACCTACCTGCCGGCCACCGACCTCGACGCCGGCCTGCGCAACTCGATCACCACGGTGGCGGGCTATTGCGGCTTCCTGATCGCGCTGGCGCTCGCCTTCTCGTATCTCGGCCTGAGCCTGGAGAAGCTCACCATCGTGGCCGGCGCCCTGTCGGTCGGTATCGGTTTCGGCCTCCAGTCGATCGTCAACAACTTCGTCTCCGGACTGCTGCTCCTGTGGGAGCGGCCGATCCGGGTCGGCGACCAGGTGGTGATCGGCGATTCCGAGGGCATCGTGAAGCGGATCTCGGTCCGCTCCACCGAGATCCAGACCTTCGACCGCTCGGCCGTGATCGTGCCGAACTCGAACCTGATCTCCGGGGTGGTCAAGAACCGGGTGCGGGGCGACCGGACCGGGCGCGTCAGCATCACGGTCAGCGTCCTGCGCAACCAGGATCCGGTGCGCGCCGCCGAGATGATGACGGCCTGCGCGCAGGGCCATTCCGACATCCTGAAGGAGCCCCCGCCCCGGGTGGTGTTCAAGAAGATCGGCGACCCGTTCCTGGAATTCGAGCTCCTCGTCTGGATCGTGGACGTGAGCCTCGGCCAGAAGGTGGTGACCGACCTGAACTTCTCGGTGTTCGCGACCCTCTCGGAGGCGGGCTTCATCCCGCCGCTCGGGCCCGGCTCCAGCGTCGTCACCGTGCAGGGCCTCGACACGATGCAGAGCGCCATGGGCGAGATCGCCAGCCGCTTCATCCAGGCGGCCCCGGTTCCCGAGGGCGGCGAATCAGCCCGGCCCCAGCGCGACCGCGGCCTCCGCAGTGCCGGTGCCTGA
- a CDS encoding CAP domain-containing protein, producing MVGPAALATAALLGGCAAQPSSGTALPSIYLPLASNSAHIDVEAARDMISSYRRNRGAPPLTVDPELQRLAEAEAAAMALADRPSRAQTVKGAVERLGYADVNANLSAGYHTLAEAFSGWRESPPHDATMLAPRATKMGIATAYAPGSKYKVYWALLTAK from the coding sequence ATGGTCGGCCCGGCCGCGCTGGCGACGGCGGCGCTGCTCGGTGGCTGCGCCGCCCAGCCGTCGAGCGGCACCGCGCTGCCGAGCATCTACCTGCCGCTCGCCAGCAACAGCGCGCATATCGACGTCGAGGCGGCCCGCGACATGATCTCGTCCTATCGCCGCAACCGCGGCGCGCCGCCGCTGACGGTCGATCCCGAATTGCAGCGCCTCGCCGAGGCCGAGGCGGCCGCCATGGCGCTCGCCGACCGGCCGAGCCGGGCCCAGACCGTGAAGGGCGCGGTGGAGCGGCTCGGCTACGCGGACGTGAACGCCAACCTCTCGGCCGGCTACCACACCCTGGCCGAGGCGTTCTCCGGCTGGCGGGAGAGCCCGCCGCACGACGCCACCATGCTGGCGCCCCGGGCGACCAAGATGGGGATCGCCACCGCCTACGCGCCGGGCTCGAAGTACAAGGTCTACTGGGCTCTGCTCACCGCGAAGTAG
- a CDS encoding outer membrane protein, producing the protein MARSKLNALVRSLTLAASVGAPCLAAAADLMLPPPPPPPPPPIEVGGGWYLRGDVGASIYTRPRYSDAYDYTGYAESNRAFGNAVGGGGFAGVGVGYQFTPFLRGDITGEYRYSTGLRGSEYYKGPDFDNGLGSYGVNKSSGNFDSAVVLANAYFDLGTWYGITPFIGGGVGYAFNHVSSYSTNQQFTSPTYAYDYTNAGCGCIPYAPVYDPNGNPVYNTNSGSKFYKDKTTGSLAWALHAGLAYNVTDALKIEVAYRYLNLGKAETGPGFVPCCTGSLQAIKIKDIEAHDVKIGLRYYLGGFVAAPLPPLMPEPIPGPLVRKY; encoded by the coding sequence ATGGCCCGCTCCAAGCTGAACGCTTTGGTGCGTAGCCTGACGCTCGCGGCGAGCGTCGGCGCGCCCTGCCTCGCCGCGGCCGCGGATCTGATGCTCCCGCCGCCTCCGCCTCCGCCGCCCCCGCCGATCGAGGTCGGCGGCGGCTGGTACCTGCGCGGCGACGTGGGCGCCAGCATCTACACCCGTCCGCGCTACAGCGACGCCTACGACTACACCGGCTACGCCGAGTCCAACCGCGCCTTCGGCAACGCGGTGGGCGGCGGCGGTTTCGCCGGCGTCGGCGTCGGCTACCAGTTCACCCCGTTCCTGCGCGGCGACATCACCGGTGAGTACCGCTACTCCACCGGCCTGCGCGGCAGCGAGTACTACAAGGGTCCCGATTTCGATAACGGGCTCGGGTCGTACGGCGTGAACAAGTCGAGCGGCAACTTCGACTCCGCGGTGGTTCTGGCCAACGCGTATTTCGACCTCGGCACGTGGTACGGCATCACGCCGTTCATCGGCGGCGGCGTCGGCTACGCGTTCAACCACGTCTCGAGCTACTCGACGAACCAGCAGTTCACCAGCCCGACCTACGCGTACGATTACACCAATGCCGGCTGCGGCTGCATCCCGTACGCCCCGGTCTACGACCCGAACGGCAACCCGGTGTACAACACCAACAGCGGCAGCAAGTTCTACAAGGACAAGACCACCGGCAGCCTCGCCTGGGCGCTCCACGCCGGTCTCGCCTACAACGTGACCGACGCGCTGAAGATCGAGGTGGCCTACCGCTACTTGAACCTCGGCAAGGCCGAGACCGGCCCGGGCTTCGTCCCGTGCTGCACCGGCAGCCTGCAGGCGATCAAGATCAAGGACATCGAGGCGCACGACGTGAAGATCGGCCTGCGCTACTACCTCGGCGGCTTCGTGGCGGCCCCGCTGCCGCCGCTGATGCCGGAGCCGATCCCCGGCCCGCTGGTGCGCAAGTACTGA
- a CDS encoding MmcQ/YjbR family DNA-binding protein: MGPDDVRVLALMLPETVAGAHSGNPDFRVGGRVFATLWVEEARVVLRLAPADQAALCEAEPDLFAPLDGAWGRRGWTNLDLDPCTEETLRAALLGAWRMTAPAELRAAYADLG, encoded by the coding sequence ATGGGGCCCGACGACGTGCGCGTCCTGGCGCTGATGCTGCCCGAGACGGTGGCGGGCGCCCACAGCGGCAACCCGGATTTCCGGGTCGGCGGCCGGGTCTTCGCGACCCTCTGGGTCGAGGAGGCGCGGGTGGTGCTGCGCCTCGCACCCGCGGATCAGGCCGCCCTGTGCGAGGCCGAGCCGGACCTGTTCGCGCCGCTCGACGGCGCCTGGGGGCGGCGGGGCTGGACCAATCTCGACCTCGACCCCTGCACCGAGGAGACCCTGCGGGCGGCGCTGCTGGGGGCGTGGCGGATGACCGCACCCGCGGAGCTGCGCGCCGCCTACGCCGACCTGGGCTGA
- a CDS encoding outer membrane protein yields the protein MNTARAADLDYDYLRGADYDPVPAPVVDWSGVYVGGHGGFTSTSLGFGNTAQPIVANDLRQTSVESQYHVSTLMSSNANRRVNGTSFGAFVGYNIQFDEIVLGIEADYTHFGSGGAVTDTIGRQMVTNDGFVNYVNLASSSRTKLNDYATLRARAGYAFGNILPFVTGGFAIGSAQIADHVSVQVAGYDQTTYRANQAITDATKPAFVGRYGYSSFDASNPNAGILSDPLVFNRAKTKIVGGFSAGTGVDYAITPNILLRAEYQYVLFDAFDGHKVNLNTVRAGAAVKF from the coding sequence GTGAACACCGCGCGCGCCGCGGATCTGGATTACGATTACCTGCGCGGCGCCGATTACGACCCGGTCCCGGCCCCGGTGGTCGACTGGAGCGGCGTGTATGTCGGCGGCCACGGCGGCTTCACGTCGACGAGCCTGGGCTTCGGGAACACCGCCCAGCCGATCGTTGCCAATGATCTGCGCCAGACCAGCGTCGAGAGCCAGTACCACGTCTCGACCCTGATGTCCTCGAACGCCAATCGGCGTGTGAACGGAACCAGCTTCGGCGCATTCGTCGGCTACAACATTCAATTCGACGAGATCGTTCTCGGTATCGAGGCCGACTACACACATTTCGGCTCGGGCGGCGCGGTCACTGACACCATCGGTCGGCAGATGGTGACCAACGATGGCTTCGTGAACTACGTCAACCTCGCGAGCAGCTCCCGCACCAAGCTCAACGATTACGCCACGCTGCGCGCCCGAGCGGGTTACGCGTTCGGAAACATTCTTCCCTTCGTGACGGGCGGATTCGCGATCGGCTCCGCGCAGATCGCCGACCACGTGTCCGTGCAGGTGGCCGGCTACGACCAGACGACCTACAGAGCGAACCAGGCGATCACGGACGCTACCAAGCCGGCCTTCGTCGGACGTTACGGGTACAGCTCGTTCGACGCGAGCAACCCGAATGCTGGGATCCTGTCCGATCCCTTGGTATTCAACCGCGCCAAGACCAAGATCGTCGGCGGCTTCTCGGCCGGAACCGGCGTCGATTACGCCATCACGCCCAACATCCTCCTGCGCGCCGAGTATCAATACGTTCTCTTCGATGCCTTCGACGGGCACAAGGTCAACCTGAACACCGTCCGCGCCGGCGCGGCCGTCAAGTTCTGA
- the glmM gene encoding phosphoglucosamine mutase, which yields MRKYFGTDGIRGRANGVITPELALKVGQAAGLVFQRGDHRHRVVIGKDTRLSGYMIETALVAGFTSVGMDVLLLGPVPTPAVAMLTRSMRADLGVMISASHNPFEDNGIKLFGPDGFKLNDAIEHEIEGLIDADMHKRLSGSNDLGRAKRIESVHARYIEFAKRTLPRQVTLDGLRVVVDCANGAAYRVAPETLWELGAEVIAIGTEPDGFNINRDVGSTAPAALIDMVRERRADIGIALDGDADRVLIVDEKGQVVDGDQLMAVVARSWKEDERLTQPGVVATIMSNLGLERFLGGLGLTLARTAVGDRYVLEHMRAHGYNLGGEQSGHIIMSDYTTTGDGLVAALQLLSVVQRQNRPVSEVCHCFDPLPQILKNVRYRSGEPLREDSVVSAIEHARERLGNAGRLVIRPSGTEPVIRVMAEGDDRGLVNAVVDEVVDAVTRAAA from the coding sequence GTGCGCAAGTATTTCGGAACCGACGGCATCCGGGGCCGGGCCAACGGCGTGATCACGCCCGAGCTCGCCCTCAAGGTCGGTCAGGCCGCCGGCCTCGTGTTCCAGCGCGGCGACCACCGCCACCGGGTGGTGATCGGCAAGGACACCCGCCTCTCCGGCTACATGATCGAGACCGCCCTGGTCGCCGGCTTCACATCGGTCGGCATGGACGTGCTGCTGCTCGGGCCGGTGCCGACGCCGGCCGTGGCCATGCTGACCCGCTCGATGCGGGCCGATCTCGGCGTGATGATCTCGGCCTCGCACAACCCGTTCGAGGACAACGGCATCAAGCTGTTCGGGCCCGACGGCTTCAAGCTCAACGACGCGATCGAGCACGAGATCGAGGGGCTGATCGACGCCGACATGCACAAGCGCCTCTCCGGCTCGAACGACCTCGGCCGGGCCAAGCGCATCGAGAGCGTGCACGCCCGCTACATCGAGTTCGCCAAGCGCACCCTGCCGCGGCAGGTGACGCTGGACGGGCTGCGGGTCGTGGTCGACTGCGCCAACGGCGCGGCCTACCGGGTCGCCCCCGAGACCCTGTGGGAGCTCGGCGCCGAGGTGATCGCCATCGGCACCGAGCCGGACGGGTTCAACATCAACCGGGATGTCGGCTCGACCGCGCCCGCGGCCCTGATCGACATGGTGCGCGAGCGCCGGGCCGATATCGGCATCGCGCTGGACGGCGACGCCGACCGGGTGCTGATCGTGGACGAGAAGGGCCAGGTGGTCGACGGCGACCAGCTCATGGCCGTCGTGGCGCGCTCCTGGAAAGAGGACGAGCGCCTGACGCAGCCGGGCGTGGTGGCGACGATCATGTCGAATCTCGGCCTGGAGCGCTTCCTCGGCGGCCTCGGCCTGACCCTGGCCCGCACGGCGGTGGGGGACCGCTACGTCCTCGAGCACATGCGGGCGCACGGCTACAACCTCGGCGGCGAGCAGTCCGGCCACATCATCATGTCGGACTACACGACCACCGGCGACGGCCTCGTGGCCGCCCTGCAGCTCCTGAGCGTGGTGCAGCGACAGAACCGGCCCGTGAGCGAGGTCTGCCACTGCTTCGACCCGCTGCCGCAGATCCTCAAGAACGTCCGCTACCGGAGCGGCGAGCCCTTGCGCGAGGACAGCGTGGTCAGCGCGATCGAGCACGCGCGCGAGCGGCTCGGCAATGCCGGCCGCCTCGTGATCCGCCCGTCGGGCACCGAGCCGGTGATCCGCGTCATGGCCGAGGGTGACGATCGCGGCCTCGTCAACGCGGTGGTCGACGAGGTGGTCGACGCCGTCACCCGCGCGGCGGCCTGA
- a CDS encoding HNH endonuclease produces the protein MMDLQTLVLNADYRPLSYNPLSLWSWKDAFTALFLDRVTLVASYDVEARSPSRALRVPSVVALKNYVALARSPAFTRYNIYLRDGFSCQYCGLRLPSGGLTFDHVVPRSRGGLSSWENVVAACSPCNLRKANRTPDEADMPLMTEPRRPTRYELHHRQPEFDHRQYHHTWLDYLYWDSELES, from the coding sequence ATGATGGATCTCCAAACCCTCGTCCTCAACGCGGATTATCGGCCGCTCTCGTACAATCCGCTCTCCCTCTGGTCGTGGAAGGACGCCTTCACGGCCCTGTTCCTCGACCGGGTCACCCTGGTGGCGAGCTACGACGTCGAGGCGCGCTCGCCCTCGCGCGCCCTGCGGGTGCCGAGCGTGGTGGCGCTGAAGAACTACGTGGCGCTGGCCCGCAGCCCGGCCTTCACCCGCTACAACATCTACCTGCGCGACGGTTTCAGCTGCCAGTATTGCGGCCTGCGGCTGCCCTCGGGCGGCCTGACCTTCGACCACGTGGTGCCGCGCTCCCGGGGCGGCCTGTCGAGCTGGGAGAACGTCGTGGCGGCCTGCTCGCCCTGCAACCTGCGCAAGGCCAACCGCACGCCGGACGAGGCGGACATGCCGCTGATGACCGAGCCCCGGCGGCCGACGCGCTACGAGCTGCACCACCGGCAGCCCGAGTTCGACCACCGCCAGTACCATCACACCTGGCTCGACTACCTCTATTGGGACAGCGAGCTGGAGAGCTGA
- a CDS encoding glucan ABC transporter ATP-binding protein/ permease yields MVRLYGRVLGFLKAERRLAIGLATTNVVLAVAAFAEPLLMGRIIDQLTHLKRGGDAMGTMLPLLAAWVAFGFFTIAAGVFIALHADRLAHRNRLSSMASYFEHVLDLPLAFHSANHSGRVLKAMLEGTNGMAWLWLGFFRDHLVALVSLGVLLPMTLFINWQLGSILVVLVLAFTALTTFVMRRTETLQGQVEAFNSGLAAHASDALGNVAVIQSFTRAKAEKEAMRGIITNLLAAQIPVLSWWALANVATRASATITMTAIFVTGIWLYQAGTTTVGEVVAFMSLATAFVARLDHVVGFVNGLFQQAPKIAEFFEIYDTVPAVADRPHARQVARFEGAVTFDDVAFSYDGRRQALDGVSFTAKPGETIALVGTTGSGKSTTLGLLHRSFDPASGAIRIDGMDIRDVGLASLRHNIGVVFQEPMLFARSIRENLQVGCPDATDAEMLDALERAQASAFMARQADGLDTVIGERGRSLSGGERQRLSIARALLKNPPILILDEATSALDAATERKLQGALETVMEGRTTFVIAHRLATIRDADRILVFHEGRIVEAGTFDQLVAEGGRFAELARAQFMAAQAEEDEGLALAA; encoded by the coding sequence ATGGTTCGTCTGTACGGGCGGGTCCTGGGATTCCTGAAGGCGGAGCGGCGGCTGGCCATAGGCCTGGCCACCACCAACGTCGTCCTGGCGGTGGCGGCCTTCGCCGAACCGCTGCTGATGGGCCGGATCATCGACCAGCTGACCCACCTCAAGCGCGGCGGCGACGCCATGGGCACGATGCTGCCCCTGCTCGCCGCCTGGGTGGCGTTCGGCTTCTTCACCATCGCGGCGGGCGTGTTCATCGCGCTCCACGCCGACCGGCTGGCGCACCGCAACCGCCTGTCGTCGATGGCGAGCTACTTCGAGCACGTCCTCGACCTGCCGCTCGCCTTCCACTCGGCCAACCATTCCGGCCGCGTCCTGAAGGCGATGCTGGAGGGCACGAACGGCATGGCGTGGCTGTGGCTCGGCTTCTTCCGCGACCACCTCGTCGCCCTGGTCTCGCTCGGCGTGCTCCTGCCGATGACCCTGTTCATCAACTGGCAGCTCGGCTCGATCCTGGTGGTGCTGGTGCTGGCCTTCACGGCGCTCACCACCTTCGTGATGCGCCGGACCGAGACGCTGCAGGGCCAGGTCGAGGCGTTCAACTCGGGGCTGGCCGCCCACGCCTCGGACGCGCTCGGCAACGTCGCGGTGATCCAGTCCTTCACCCGCGCCAAGGCCGAGAAGGAGGCGATGCGCGGCATCATCACCAACCTGCTCGCCGCGCAGATCCCGGTCCTGTCCTGGTGGGCGCTGGCCAACGTAGCGACCCGGGCGTCGGCGACCATCACCATGACGGCGATCTTCGTCACCGGCATCTGGCTCTACCAGGCCGGCACCACCACGGTGGGCGAGGTCGTGGCCTTCATGAGCCTCGCCACCGCCTTCGTGGCCCGGCTCGACCACGTGGTCGGCTTCGTCAACGGCCTGTTCCAGCAGGCGCCGAAGATCGCCGAGTTCTTCGAGATCTACGACACCGTCCCGGCGGTGGCCGACCGGCCGCACGCCCGGCAGGTCGCCCGCTTCGAGGGCGCGGTCACCTTCGACGACGTCGCCTTCTCGTACGACGGCCGGCGCCAAGCGCTCGACGGCGTCTCGTTCACCGCCAAGCCCGGCGAGACGATCGCGCTGGTCGGCACCACCGGCTCGGGCAAGTCGACGACGCTCGGCCTCCTGCACCGCAGCTTCGACCCGGCCTCCGGCGCGATCCGGATCGACGGCATGGACATCCGCGACGTCGGCCTCGCCTCGCTGCGCCACAACATCGGCGTGGTGTTCCAGGAGCCGATGCTGTTCGCCCGCTCGATCCGCGAGAACCTGCAGGTCGGCTGCCCCGACGCCACCGACGCCGAGATGCTCGACGCGCTGGAGCGCGCCCAGGCCAGCGCCTTCATGGCGCGCCAGGCCGACGGGCTCGACACGGTGATCGGCGAGCGCGGCCGGTCGCTCTCGGGCGGCGAGCGCCAGCGGCTCTCGATCGCCCGGGCGCTCCTGAAGAACCCGCCGATCCTGATCCTCGACGAGGCGACCTCGGCGCTGGACGCCGCCACCGAGCGCAAGCTCCAGGGCGCGCTGGAGACCGTGATGGAGGGGCGGACCACCTTCGTGATCGCCCACCGCCTCGCGACGATCCGCGACGCCGACCGGATCCTGGTGTTCCACGAGGGCCGGATCGTCGAGGCCGGCACCTTCGACCAGCTGGTGGCCGAGGGCGGCCGCTTCGCCGAGCTCGCCCGGGCGCAGTTCATGGCGGCCCAGGCGGAGGAGGACGAGGGGCTGGCGCTGGCGGCGTGA
- a CDS encoding diguanylate cyclase domain-containing protein has protein sequence MTTARSLAPVDPPRDRSVGGRAGPSAAAEMAAEADADAEAAAACALRRTIIRQQAGLLARQERALAGAGMGLWSCRLRDGALDWSGGVHDLFGVPRGAALHRPRILDLYEPASRRLLETIRHRAIARSGAFVLDAEIHAGGRQRWIRIRAAVETEDGRPARLFGTKQDITEEIARLAELSRRAERDPLTGLANRRGFEALFEAPFGAGTAGSGPDPHGALLLIDLDGFKPVNDVHGHAAGDLCLRRSAARLAAVCRDAALVARIGGDEFAVLLRAPVDPSALVERGRRIVAALSRPIPYRGQGLRIGASVGISVGLSAGSGGRARLFGRADAALYAAKDAGGNTVRIARGGRSGTGTAEAAVALGPG, from the coding sequence ATGACGACCGCGCGTTCCCTGGCCCCGGTGGACCCACCCCGCGACCGATCCGTCGGCGGGCGAGCCGGCCCGTCGGCCGCGGCCGAGATGGCCGCCGAGGCCGATGCGGACGCCGAGGCCGCGGCCGCGTGCGCCCTGCGGCGCACGATCATCCGCCAGCAGGCCGGCCTGCTGGCGCGGCAGGAGCGCGCCCTGGCGGGCGCCGGGATGGGCCTGTGGTCCTGCCGCCTGCGCGACGGCGCCCTCGACTGGTCCGGGGGCGTCCACGACCTGTTCGGCGTGCCCCGGGGCGCGGCGCTGCACCGGCCCCGGATCCTGGACCTCTACGAGCCGGCCTCGCGGCGCCTGCTGGAGACGATCCGGCACCGGGCGATCGCCCGGAGCGGCGCCTTCGTGCTCGACGCCGAGATCCACGCCGGGGGCCGGCAACGCTGGATCCGGATCCGCGCCGCGGTCGAGACCGAGGACGGGCGCCCCGCCCGCCTGTTCGGGACCAAGCAGGACATCACCGAGGAGATCGCCCGGCTGGCCGAGCTGAGCCGGCGCGCCGAGCGCGACCCGCTCACCGGGCTGGCGAACCGCCGCGGCTTCGAAGCGCTGTTCGAGGCGCCGTTCGGGGCCGGGACGGCCGGCTCCGGTCCGGATCCCCACGGCGCCCTGCTGCTGATCGACCTCGACGGGTTCAAGCCGGTCAACGACGTCCACGGCCACGCGGCCGGCGACCTGTGCCTCCGGCGCTCGGCCGCGCGGCTGGCCGCCGTCTGCCGGGACGCGGCCCTCGTGGCCCGCATCGGCGGCGACGAGTTCGCCGTGCTCCTGCGGGCGCCCGTCGACCCGTCCGCGCTGGTGGAGCGCGGCCGGCGCATCGTCGCCGCCCTGAGCCGGCCGATCCCGTATCGCGGCCAGGGGCTGCGGATCGGCGCCTCCGTGGGGATCTCCGTCGGACTCTCCGCGGGGAGCGGCGGCCGCGCCCGGCTGTTCGGCCGGGCGGACGCGGCACTCTACGCCGCCAAGGACGCGGGCGGGAACACCGTCCGGATCGCCCGCGGCGGCCGGTCAGGCACCGGCACTGCGGAGGCCGCGGTCGCGCTGGGGCCGGGCTGA